A single genomic interval of Musa acuminata AAA Group cultivar baxijiao chromosome BXJ3-4, Cavendish_Baxijiao_AAA, whole genome shotgun sequence harbors:
- the LOC135635377 gene encoding tubby-like F-box protein 1, giving the protein MFRRRGIRSEEIEEGGGEAGTAEEETGEGEEEEGRWGRMLPELLGEIVRRVEAGGERWPQRKDFVACAGACRRWREAARAIVRPPCETGSITFPSSIKEPGPRDSPIQCFIRRNKNNSTFYLYLGLTESFTDKGKFLLAARRFKHGAHTQYIISLDADDLSQGSNAYIGKLRSNFFGTKFKIYDSRPPYNGAKVSSSRASRRVASKQISPQVPAGNFIIGQVSYKFNLLKRGPRRMYCTLQCPSAAPDTTEEDSSKPKAHNPGVTILRNKAPRWHEHLQCWCLNFHGRVTVASVKNFQLVATADASQPSGIGDEETVLLQFGKVGDDMFTMDFRQPLSAFQAFAICLTSFGTKFACE; this is encoded by the exons ATGTTTCGACGGAGAGGGATTCGATCCGAGGAgatagaggagggaggaggggaaGCGGGGACGGCGGAGGAGGAGACGggggaaggggaggaggaggaggggaggtgGGGGAGGATGCTGCCGGAGCTGCTGGGGGAGATCGTGAGGCGAGTGGAGGCCGGCGGGGAGCGGTGGCCGCAGAGGAAGGACTTCGTGGCGTGCGCCGGCGCCTGCCGCAGGTGGAGGGAGGCGGCTCGGGCGATTGTCCGCCCCCCGTGTGAGACCGGCAGCATCACCTTCCCGTCCTCCATCAAAGAG CCTGGGCCGAGGGACTCTCCGATCCAATGCTTCATTAGGAGGAACAAGAACAACTCCACCTTCTATCTCTATCTTGGCCTTACAGAAT CTTTTACAGATAAGGGAAAGTTCCTTTTGGCTGCTCGACGATTTAAGCATGGAGCTCACACCCAGTATATTATCTCGCTCGATGCTGATGATCTATCTCAAGGAAGTAATGCATATATAGGAAAATTGAG GTCTAACTTTTTTGGCACAAAATTTAAAATCTACGACAGCCGGCCTCCATACAATGGTGCAAAGGTGTCAAGTAGCCGAGCAAGCAGGCGTGTTGCAAGCAAACAAATCAGCCCACAGGTCCCTGCTGGTAATTTCATAATCGGGCAGGTCTCCTACAAATTTAACCTTCTCAAAAGAGGGCCTAGAAGGATGTACTGCACTCTGCAGTGCCCATCAGCGGCACCGGACACCACGGAGGAAGATTCTTCAAAGCCAAAGGCACACAACCCTGGGGTAACTATCCTGAGGAACAAAGCCCCTCGGTGGCACGAGCACCTGCAGTGCTGGTGCCTGAACTTCCATGGAAGGGTCACGGTGGCCTCCGTCAAGAACTTTCAGCTGGTGGCAACCGCAGATGCCAGCCAACCGTCGGGGATCGGAGACGAGGAGACGGTGCTGCTACAATTTGGTAAGGTTGGGGACGATATGTTTACCATGGATTTCCGTCAGCCGCTTTCAGCCTTCCAAGCATTTGCCATCTGCCTCACTAGCTTCGGAACGAAATTTGCATGCGAGTAA
- the LOC135635044 gene encoding sister chromatid cohesion 1 protein 3-like produces MFYSHTFLAKKSPLGTVWIAAHLERRIKKPQIDAIDIPSYAECIMFPEVPIALRLSGHLLLGLVRIYSWKVNYLFRDCNRMLTDIRIAVSSIQVNLLVDADRAPFESVTLPETFELDALELDESVYQIDGPDNHRKDYEQITLTDEFSLGQDQYVAFYINEGNRTDSSTQKGTINVGAGPMVEDVLPPFDVGLDVMSTPVINSASFMDPGSDNQANSSFQTFDGSNAQEFPDIEVMREAVHNSGPESLLDLDDTSNDLGRLSEHSASLTRRKDSLSPILEDVLASGEESLPSPTHAKAPTVASVDNSNLFNREVSLDQPLPDLELQPSPPVREQNTKRRKRKQLYDEKIVLSNAEIKKQLEDTTKLVCKRRKLPCSHLDIWRFHRKCLSDQILYEPLLSGMCYNLQESFKRCFPLSSNDSGNMETSPGPGNASSDFALNDLDMEPEQPRFDMHIERNINEMIPSPSAVGDITPFNTTTAGSGSDFGRTFETEILPTLEMTEPVSYEPEASLFPMEEESPQDHTPKIPSLLRSAEKEDLFFLEASNASSGHEGNEPGSLSARTRAVAQYLKDHSPSQSQDDEPGVISMNNILEGKSRKQCARMFFESLVLKNYGLIDVRQEEAYGDILISPMPALLTAKFE; encoded by the exons ATGTTCTATTCGCACACATTTCTCGCGAAGAAGAGTCCACTGGGCACGGTGTGGATCGCCGCTCACCTTGAGAGGCGGATCAAGAAGCCTCAGATCGACGCCATCGACATCCCTTCCTACGCCG AGTGCATTATGTTCCCTGAAGTTCCCATTGCTCTGAGATTGTCGGGACATCTTCTACTTGGTCTCGTCAGAATATACTCATGGAAGGTCAATTACCTCTTCCGGGACTGCAACAGAATGCTGACTGATATAAGGATAGCGGTCAGTTCGATTCAAGTCAATCTGCTGGTAGATGCAGATCGAGCTCCCTTTGAGTCTGTGACATTGCCTGAGACCTTCGAGCTTGATGCCTTGGAATTAGATGAATCGGTTTACCAGATAGA TGGCCCTGACAATCACCGGAAAGATTATGAGCAAATAACCTTGACAG ATGAATTTTCGTTGGGACAAGATCAGTACGTGGCTTTCTATATCAATGAG GGTAACAGAACCGACTCATCAACTCAGAAAGGGACAATAAATGTTGGTGCTGGACCCATGGTGGAAGA TGTGCTGCCACCATTTGATGTTGGTTTGGATGTTATGTCTACCCCAGTTATTAATTCTGCATCTTTTATGGATCCCGGTTCAGATAATCAAGCAAACAGTTCCTTCCAGACTTTTGATGGAAGCAATGCTCAAGAATTTCCTGATATTGAGGTTATGCGTGAAGCTGTACATAACTCTGGACCAGAAAGCCTTTTAGACTTGGATGATACCAGCAATGATCTTGGTAGACTTAGTGAACATTCTGCTTCTTTGACAAGGAGAAAAGACAGTCTTTCCCCTATACTGGAAGATGTTTTGGCTTCTGGAGAGGAATCTTTGCCTTCACCAACTCATGCCAAAGCACCAACTGTTGCATCAGTAGACAATTCCAATTTGTTTAATAGAGAGGTTTCTTTAG ATCAGCCCTTGCCTGACTTGGAGCTGCAGCCATCACCTCCTGTCAGGGAGCAAaacacaaaaagaagaaagagaaaacaaTTGTATGACGAGAAAATAGTGTTGAGTAATGC AGAAATCAAAAAGCAACTTGAAGACACTACCAAATTAGTTTGCAAACGGAGGAAGCTCCCATGTTCACACCTTGATATTTGGAGATTCCATAGAAAATGCCTCAGTGATCAAATTCTTTATGAACCCTTGCTATCTG GAATGTGTTATAATCTCCAGGAGTCTTTTAAAAGATGTTTTCCTCTTTCAAGCAATGATTCTGGCAACATGGAAACTTCACCAGGACCTGGAAATGCATCATCTGATTTTGCCTTGAATGACTTGGATATGGAACCTGAGCAGCCTCGATTTGATATGCATATTGAAAGAAACATAAATGAAATGATACCATCTCCATCTGCCGTAGGAGATATTACTCCCTTTAACACCACAACAGCAGGTTCGGGATCAGACTTCGGAAGAACTTTTGAGACAGAGATATTGCCAACTTTGGAAATGACTGAACCAGTTAGCTATGAGCCTGAGGCTAGTTTATTTCCTATGGAGGAAGAATCACCTCAAGATCACACGCCAAAAATTCCTAGTTTGCTGAGATCCGCAGAGaaggaa GACTTATTTTTTCTggaagcaagtaatgcatcatcag GCCATGAAGGAAATGAACCTGGAAGTTTATCTGCAAGGACCAG GGCTGTGGCACAGTATCTTAAAGACCACTCGCCATCTCAGAGTCAAGATGACGAGCCAGGAGTTATTAGCATGAATAACATCTTAGAAGGGAAATCCAGAAAACAATGTGCAAGGATGTTCTTCGAGAGTTTG gtTTTGAAGAATTATGGGCTCATTGATGTGAGACAAGAAGAAGCCTATGGTGATATTCTAATTTCACCAATGCCCGCACTCTTGACTGCCAAATTTGAGTGA
- the LOC103980375 gene encoding transcription factor bHLH133 produces the protein MNGGSHQISLVQRMMGGSPSLWTLNNLMPPSQEMSAVFASSSTSSSPSSSSSLSSLVIPKCSKPASFIPVIPCRENQDLPVSWSQLLLTYGGGLVEEEDKCTDTPYSAKRMENWKDQTLYTSTNTHMVDVKREDAQTGNAYHYGKDQEAQAARSSWSRAVPASSPRSCVTTSFSSNMLEFFSDCKGQRKHHQFDHSAECNSNVGVALKKARVQASSAQSLLKVRKEKLGDRISALHQLVSPFGKTDTASVLLEAIGYIRFLHSQIEALSSPYLRSGSRNTTLSDADDEPKNLRSRGLCLVPVSFILDVGNHNGADFWAHSFGMGFR, from the exons ATGAATGGAGGGAGTCATCAGATATCCTTGGTGCAGCGAATGATGGGAGGAAGCCCTAGTTTGTGGACCTTGAACAACCTGATGCCACCATCTCAGGAGATGTCTGCCGTATTTGCCTCttcctccacttcttcttctccttcttcttcttcttcgttgtcCTCCTTGGTGATTCCTAAATGCTCAAAGCCAGCTAGTTTCATCCCCGTGATCCCTTGCCGTGAAAACCAAGACCTGCCTGTGTCATGGAGCCAACTGTTGCT AACTTACGGTGGGGgattggtggaggaagaggataagTGCACCGACACTCCTTACTCGGCCAAGAGGATGGAGAACTGGAAGGATCAAACCCTGTACACATCCACAAATACTCATATGGTTGATGTCAAACGCGAGGATGCACAAACTGGCAATGCCTATCACTATGGCAAAGATCAAGAAGCTCAGGCAGCTCGCTCTTCATGGAGTCGGGCAGTACCAGCTTCCTCTCCTCGGTCTTGTGTCACCACAAGTTTCAGCAGCAACATGTTAGAGTTCTTCTCAGATTGCAAGGGGCAGAGAAAGCATCACCAGTTCGACCACTCGGCTGag TGCAACAGCAATGTTGGTGTAGCTCTCAAGAAGGCTAGAGTTCAAGCATCCTCAGCACAGTCTCTTCTCAAG GTTAGGAAGGAGAAGTTGGGAGATAGGATATCAGCTCTTCATCAACTGGTTTCTCCTTTCGGAAAG ACTGACACTGCGTCTGTACTCCTGGAAGCCATTGGCTACATCAGATTCCTCCACAGTCAAATCGAG GCTTTGAGCTCCCCGTACCTGCGATCTGGATCAAGGAACACGACACTGTCT GATGCTGACGACGAGCCAAAGAACTTGAGGAGTCGAGGATTATGCCTGGTGCCAGTATCCTTCATATTAGATGTTGGCAACCACAATGGAGCTGATTTCTGGGCTCATAGCTTCGGAATGGGTTTCCGGTGA